The sequence CTATCCGCTCTTTGAGCAAGGCCAGCGCCTCCACCACCACGCGATAGTTTTTCCGCAAGGCGCCGTGTCCTACAGTGAGCACAACGAAGCACGACGAAGCGTAGTGCAAGGCCGCGCGCGCCGGGACCCGGGGTTCGGGATAGAACAGAGCCGCGTCAACGCCATTGCGGGCCACCGCAATTCTGTGTTCGGCGATACCCAGGTACCGCACCAGTTCATCCCGGGTGAAACGAGAGATGGCCACCAAATGCCGGGCGCGCAACAAGCCCGGCTTTTTGAACAGCATGCTGAGCAACCAGATGAACAGCTGGTGCGGCGCCATGGGATAAGGCATCGTCCATGGCCGGCGCAGGCTGGCGAGGTCATGCACGTGCACGCAGCCGCGGCAGCCACGCTTCAGCCACAGCAGACACGCGGCATTGGCGTGATCCGTAACATAGACCCAGGCGCCGGCGGGAATTCGCGCGCGGCACCAGCGCGGGTAGCGCACATAGCGCTGCCAGGCCTCCGTCAGCCAGCGCAGCCACGTCGATCTTGGCACGCGCGCCGGGCGCCTCACCAGCACAGTGAGCTTCACGCCGCGCCGCTTGAGGGCGGCTGACAGGGCGTCCGTGACCACTTTGGTGGAATAGGCCTGCAAGCCCTCAATGCCACCAACGATATAAAGCTCCGGCATCATGGGGCATGACCTGCCGGCCGGCGGTGCTTTTCGAAAATGTCCACACACAATTCCGTCATCAACATCAGATAAAGGATAAAGTAGTGCCAGCGCAAGCCCGTGCGGGGCGGCCGCCGTAGCACCTGACGGACAAATTCCGGGTTAAACAAACCCGTTTCGGTCAGGCGGCGTTCGCTCAGGTATTCCCGCGCCAGGGGGCGCAGATGCTGATTAAAAAAGCGTGGCGCGTGGAGCTGGAAACCGCTCTTGGGTCTGGCAAAGAGCGCACCGGGCAGTTCGTGGCGCAAGCTGTTTTTCATATAGCCCTTCAGCTGGCCACCGGGCATCAAGGTCCTGCGCCCCAGGTGCTGGACGGCTGCATGCAGGTCCGCGTCCACGAAGGGCACCCGCACTTCCAGGCCCCAGGCCATTGCGGCCCGGTCTTCCTGCCACAACAGGTCATTGACCAGCTTGTTGCGCCACTCGAACTGATTCATCGCCACCAAGGGATCGCGGTGGCAAGGCCAGGCCTCCCGCAGCACGTCGAACGCGCCGTCCGGGGACGCATCCAGCATGCGCGGGCCGTACAGGTCGCGGCGCAGCCTGGGGCTGTCCCAGACATTGCGCAGCAATCCGTACACCCAGGGCCAATCGCCATGGTGACCCAGCATGCGCAGGGCGCGTTCCGGTTCGCCCCAAGGCAAGCTGCCCAGCCTTGCCAGCAAGGGGGCAGCGCTCCTGCCCGCCATCCTTGCCAAAGCACCGGGCAGGCGCATCAGCTGATAAAAAATGCGGTGGGCGTTGTAGCCATAGAACAATTCATCCCCACCGAGACCCGACAGCACGACTTTGACATCGCGCGCCGCGAAGCGCGCCAGGGCATACACCTGCACGGCATTGACCTTGGGTGTTTCCAGATGCCAGAGCAGGCGCGGCAAATCGTCTTCCAGGCTCAGGATCAGGGGTGCTTGTTTGTTGGGTACCCCGAGCAGGCGCGCGCTTTCGGCGGCATAAGGGGCCTCCCGGGGATCGTCACCCACAGCCAGGGTGAAGGTTTGCGGTCGAATCCCGCATTGCCGCTTCAGGATGGAGACCAGTGCAGCGGAATCCAGGCCACCTGAGAGGTAGGCGCCCACCTCCACGTCGGCGACAGCATGGGCCTGCACCGACTGGCGCAGGACCATGGGCACATCCTCGGCGGGCATGACGTCAGGCGCCAATGTCCGCTGCCTTGCCCTTGCACCGCTGTCCGGCCGCCATTCCAGCACGGCACCGGGCGAGAGCTGTTCAATGCCCCGAAAGAGGCTGAGGCCGCCGGGCAGGTAACGGAAGTTCATCAGAACATGCAAGGCCTGTTCATCGATCCGCGCCAGTTCCGGCAGCACGGCCAAAATGGCCTTGGCTTCCGAGGCGAACACCAAAGTTCCGTCGGGGCGGTGATGAAAAAACAACGGTTTGATTCCGCATGCATCGCGTACCAGATAGGCCCGGCGTTGTGCACCGTCCCACAGGACGAAGGCAAACATGCCACGCAGCCGCCGCCATGCCTGCCATCCCCCGTTCTGATAGAGTGCGAGTATCACTTCCGTATCCGAGCGGGTTCTGAATGCCTGCCCCTGGGCACGCAGGTCGTCACGTAAGGCGGCGAAGTTGTAAATTTCACCGTTGTACACCAAGGTCACCTGGCCGTCCGCGCTGCTCATAGGCTGGGCGCCGCCCGCCAGATCGATAACCGCCAGCCGGCGATGCCCCAGGGCGACATGTGCCCCCAGATGCTCTCCTTGCCCATCGGGACCGCGATGAACCAAACTGTCGAGCATGGCTGCCAGGAGGGGCGCCGCCCTTGGGCCTCCCTCAGGGGAAGGTGACAACCAGCCGCACAAACCACACATCAGAACACCGCACCGCTTTGCCGGTACCGCTGCATTTGTTTATGCAGATTTTCCACGCAGGCGCTCACAAATCCGGCCACGTCGATGTGTCGGGCAAGCATGGCCTGGCGCGCTTGCTGCCATTGCCCCGGATCTGTCTCCAGAACGCTGCGCAAGGCCGGCGCCAAAGCCGCCCAGTTGACTTTGGGAACATTGCGCACCAGGCCGAAGGCGGCTTCCAGATAGTCGGTGTAGCCGCGGGCGGTTTGGGCGCAGTAGAGCGCGGGCACCCCCAGCATCGCCGCTTCGGAGGCCATGGTGGCACTCTCGCCAATATAGGCGCGACAATGGGCCACAACATGATGCACCGCTGCCGCCGCGCCGGTGTAGCGATAGGCCTCGAAGGCGGCTGGCAGGGGCGCCTCAGAAGAAATCAACACTTTTCCCAGTGGCCTCAATTCGGCCAGCAGCTGCTTGAGCAGGGCCACGTGCCAGCCACACTGGCCAACATCGTGGCTGGCCTGCCAGGAGACCAGTCGCACAAAGAAGGTGTCTCCCTGTGACGCCAGGCCATTGGCCAGGGCCAGCGCCCTGGCGGGCGTGAAGCGTTTGGGGTGCAGATAACTGAGTTCGTGAAAACCCCGGTAGCGCAGATGTCGTCGCCGGGGCAACCACCCCCGATAACAGTGCGGCACTGCCACGCAGCTCGCAAAGGGGTAAGTCATGGCGTTTTGCAAGGTGGCGTTCTCGGTATCGTAGAACACCAGGGAGGGCACACCAGTCATGCGTCCCACCTGGGCAATGCTGGTGCCGCCAATGGCCGTCATGATGTCGGGCTGGAACCGGCGCACGATGTGCCACAACGCGACATTGCGCCGCGCAAGCTCCCAGCCCAGTCCAACCAGCCCACCCTTGCCCAGCGCCGAAATGGGCTGGTGCGCAAAACCCAGATCATCCAGCAAGGTCAGCGCCATTTCTTTGTCGCGGCTGGTAATGAGCAGCCGATGGCCCCGCTCCCGGAGCAGGCGCAAAGGGTGTCGGAAAAAGTGCACGTGGGCAGGGTGGCCGATATCCACCAGCACGTTCATCGCGGCGGCCGTCGCTGATAGAGCAACATGGTGATCTGCTCCGATACCAGGCCGATAAGAAAAATCACCACGGCAGTGGTCAGCAGCAAGGCGCTCATGTTGGTAAAGCGCCCCATGGTGAAATAGGTAAACAGGTAGTAGCCCACCCCCAAAACAAAATGGGCGATGCTGAACGGCAAAAACAATTTGAGCGGTGAATACAAGGTGCCCACCCGAAAGATGATCAGTAAAAAACGCAGGCCGTCCCGCACCGGCCTGATATGGCTGCTCCCCTGCCGCGCCGCCGCGTGAATCGGCACGTAGGCGACGGGATAACCGGCGCGGAAAAACGCCATAGTACTGGTGGTGGGATAAGAAAAGCCGTTGGGCAGCAAATGCAGAAATTCCCGGAACGGCGCCGCCCGAACCGCCCGAAACCCGCAGGTGAGATCGCGGATCTCATGGCCCGTCATCCACGTGGCCAGGCGATTGTAAAAGCCATTGGCCAGCCGCCGCGCCCAACCGGCCTGGCTGGAGGGGTGCCTCGCCCCCACGGCCATTTCATGACCCGCCTCCAAAGCGGCCACAAGCGCCGCAATGTCATCGGGCACGTGCTGACCGTCCGCATCCATGAACACCAGGATCTCACCGCGCGCCAGGCGGGCGCCGGTTTTCACGGCCGCGCCATTGCCCAGGCTGTAGGGGTGGGAGCATCGTGTGACGCCGTGGTTCGCGCAAACCGCCGCAGTGCCGTCGGTCGAACCGTCATCAACGACGATGATTTCCGCCTCGGGGTACAGCAACTCAAGCCTGGGCAGCAATCCGGCAAGACCGGCCTGTTCGTTTTTGGCAGGAATGATAATGCTGAGCATGTCCTTCGCCAGCCACGGGGGGCGCAATCAAATCTACACGGTGGCCTTAACAGCTTTTTGAAAAACAGGGTTTCCCGACAAGCTGTGGACGGTGCAGGGAGGCACCGTCATGTTCAACGGCGCCGGGCATTGAACATCCTGCTAAGCCGTCAGTTATTTTAATTCGGTCCCCTGTGCGTTTTCTTGACGGGCAAGATCCTCCCGCAACTGGCGTTCCAGCCGCTCAAACTCGGCGGCGTAATCGAGACTGGCCAGGCGCTTGCGGAACTTCTCCGGTGGCGGCGCGTTCCGACGCACTGCTTCCAGATGAAGCAGGGCCTCGCGGTAAAATCCCCGGCTGGCCAAAATGGCGACCTGGGATAGACCGGTATCCAACTCCGGCTTCAGCGCCTGATTGGCGGTAAAGGCTTGCAGTGCCCTCCCGCCATCCCCCCCGGCCGCGAACAAATAGCCGCGCAGATGAGTCAGCTGGCGCTGCGCCGCCAGCTTGCTTTGCGCCGCCGGATTCCGGGCCAGCGCCGCCAGCATGGCATGAGAAAAACCGCCGTCCAGGCCACGGCAGGCGGAACCGGGCGCCACATCGAGTACTGTCTTCAGCAACTCGAAGGTTCGGAAGTCATAAGGAGCGGTCTCCAGCACCCGCAAGCTGGCCTGGATATCATCCGGCGTCACCGTGTCGTAGCTGCACTTGAGTACCAGCCAGTGCAGGCGTATGGGGATGTTGGCGGGCAAGTGGTCCATGGCCAGGGCCAGCGTCGCCAGAGCCAGATCCGGCCGCCCCGCCTGTTCCAGGCTGTAGGCCGCCACCCGCTGGGCACGCTGGGAAGTGGGGTTCTGCCCGGCCCAGTGCAAAGCCAGGCGCACTTCATCCCCCCAAATCTGGGCCCTGGCGGCCGTGTTGACCGCCACCAGGGCCACCAGCGCCACAGGCAGCGCGGCAGCCGCTTTACGTGCGCAGACCAGGCGCACCAGGCCGGCGGCAAGCGGCAGCCACAACAACATGGCGGGCAGGTAGTTGCGGTGTTCAAAATAGATCTCCAGACCCAAAGTGGTAGATTCCAAAGCATGACCCACTAAGAAGAACAAAACCCCCCCGCTCAGCAAGGGCCAGCGGCGGGACAGGCTCACCGCGCCCGCCAGCAAGGCCGCGATTCCCAGGGCGGCAGGCAATGTAGTGGCAGGGGAAAACCAGCCCGTGGACACCACATAGTTTTCATTGAACAAA comes from Gammaproteobacteria bacterium and encodes:
- a CDS encoding glycosyltransferase family 1 protein; this translates as MMPELYIVGGIEGLQAYSTKVVTDALSAALKRRGVKLTVLVRRPARVPRSTWLRWLTEAWQRYVRYPRWCRARIPAGAWVYVTDHANAACLLWLKRGCRGCVHVHDLASLRRPWTMPYPMAPHQLFIWLLSMLFKKPGLLRARHLVAISRFTRDELVRYLGIAEHRIAVARNGVDAALFYPEPRVPARAALHYASSCFVVLTVGHGALRKNYRVVVEALALLKERIAALRWVHVGDLGDKCQARAAALHLHFELLPSLHVTALRRHYSAADVLVAPSWYEGFGLTPLEALACGAAVVASAIPAHREVLRSQARYFPPDNPQALADVLSQIAQGTAGKEHSRRARAAFARRYSWDRTAHKICQLIEASEDTGVTVKGAQHGRFP
- the asnB gene encoding asparagine synthase (glutamine-hydrolyzing), which produces MCGLCGWLSPSPEGGPRAAPLLAAMLDSLVHRGPDGQGEHLGAHVALGHRRLAVIDLAGGAQPMSSADGQVTLVYNGEIYNFAALRDDLRAQGQAFRTRSDTEVILALYQNGGWQAWRRLRGMFAFVLWDGAQRRAYLVRDACGIKPLFFHHRPDGTLVFASEAKAILAVLPELARIDEQALHVLMNFRYLPGGLSLFRGIEQLSPGAVLEWRPDSGARARQRTLAPDVMPAEDVPMVLRQSVQAHAVADVEVGAYLSGGLDSAALVSILKRQCGIRPQTFTLAVGDDPREAPYAAESARLLGVPNKQAPLILSLEDDLPRLLWHLETPKVNAVQVYALARFAARDVKVVLSGLGGDELFYGYNAHRIFYQLMRLPGALARMAGRSAAPLLARLGSLPWGEPERALRMLGHHGDWPWVYGLLRNVWDSPRLRRDLYGPRMLDASPDGAFDVLREAWPCHRDPLVAMNQFEWRNKLVNDLLWQEDRAAMAWGLEVRVPFVDADLHAAVQHLGRRTLMPGGQLKGYMKNSLRHELPGALFARPKSGFQLHAPRFFNQHLRPLAREYLSERRLTETGLFNPEFVRQVLRRPPRTGLRWHYFILYLMLMTELCVDIFEKHRRPAGHAP
- a CDS encoding DUF354 domain-containing protein, with the translated sequence MNVLVDIGHPAHVHFFRHPLRLLRERGHRLLITSRDKEMALTLLDDLGFAHQPISALGKGGLVGLGWELARRNVALWHIVRRFQPDIMTAIGGTSIAQVGRMTGVPSLVFYDTENATLQNAMTYPFASCVAVPHCYRGWLPRRRHLRYRGFHELSYLHPKRFTPARALALANGLASQGDTFFVRLVSWQASHDVGQCGWHVALLKQLLAELRPLGKVLISSEAPLPAAFEAYRYTGAAAAVHHVVAHCRAYIGESATMASEAAMLGVPALYCAQTARGYTDYLEAAFGLVRNVPKVNWAALAPALRSVLETDPGQWQQARQAMLARHIDVAGFVSACVENLHKQMQRYRQSGAVF
- a CDS encoding glycosyltransferase family 2 protein, with amino-acid sequence MLSIIIPAKNEQAGLAGLLPRLELLYPEAEIIVVDDGSTDGTAAVCANHGVTRCSHPYSLGNGAAVKTGARLARGEILVFMDADGQHVPDDIAALVAALEAGHEMAVGARHPSSQAGWARRLANGFYNRLATWMTGHEIRDLTCGFRAVRAAPFREFLHLLPNGFSYPTTSTMAFFRAGYPVAYVPIHAAARQGSSHIRPVRDGLRFLLIIFRVGTLYSPLKLFLPFSIAHFVLGVGYYLFTYFTMGRFTNMSALLLTTAVVIFLIGLVSEQITMLLYQRRPPR